In Entomospira culicis, the following are encoded in one genomic region:
- a CDS encoding ParB/RepB/Spo0J family partition protein — MAKQRPTLRTLEPNREETMDGQNKARLLPIGDLKLEETYASLFSMDADVLAEITASMQKDGYDQARPIVVNSQLVVIEGHTRLQAAKHAGLTYVPVYIRAFASETEALYYALREQTSRRNLTPHELLNAIEKLDKIYGEGKAQDGAGRRLDRMAKELGVGASTIAKARYVQKHLPELGDNPPPLSSINATYKELKAKEKGQKSAEDALDEAQHFLAPNATASSEYELIYHEEMDSYAFYHEGICLIELHASESYNRDQILLLLMKSFKK, encoded by the coding sequence ATGGCAAAACAACGTCCCACATTACGCACGCTGGAACCCAATCGTGAAGAGACAATGGATGGACAGAATAAGGCGCGCTTATTACCTATCGGCGATCTTAAACTCGAAGAGACGTATGCCTCACTCTTTTCTATGGATGCCGATGTTTTAGCCGAAATCACTGCCTCGATGCAAAAGGATGGTTATGATCAGGCGCGCCCGATTGTTGTCAATAGTCAGCTGGTGGTGATTGAGGGACATACCCGTCTACAGGCCGCGAAGCATGCGGGGCTTACTTATGTGCCGGTCTATATTCGCGCGTTTGCATCGGAAACCGAGGCGCTTTACTATGCCTTACGCGAGCAGACCTCACGGCGTAATCTCACTCCGCACGAATTGCTTAATGCTATCGAAAAGCTGGATAAAATTTATGGCGAAGGTAAGGCGCAAGATGGTGCGGGGCGTAGGCTCGATCGCATGGCCAAGGAGCTAGGTGTAGGGGCGAGCACCATTGCCAAGGCGCGCTATGTGCAGAAGCATCTGCCTGAGTTAGGCGATAATCCGCCGCCACTGAGTAGCATCAATGCGACTTATAAAGAGTTGAAAGCTAAGGAGAAAGGTCAGAAAAGCGCCGAAGATGCTTTGGATGAAGCACAACACTTTTTAGCGCCTAATGCTACCGCTTCCAGTGAATATGAATTGATTTATCATGAAGAGATGGATAGTTATGCATTTTATCATGAGGGAATTTGCCTGATCGAATTGCATGCTTCGGAGTCTTATAATCGCGATCAAATCCTCTTACTCCTGATGAAATCGTTTAAAAAGTAA
- a CDS encoding ATP-binding cassette domain-containing protein — MSNDIILLTVEDVSLSFVQSKESVVKALNHVSFMVKRGEIFGLVGESGSGKSTMGRAIARLVRPQSGSIRLEGKELTRKMSTKERKISAKDVQMIFQDPMSALNPKWTVMQMLLEPLNIHQNSLSSAEKQSAVFAMMEEVGLNPAYANRYVHEFSGGQRQRISIARALMNRPKLLICDESIAALDLSIQAQIVNLLKKLRKEFDLSMIFISHDLAMVNYISDRIGVIYKGDLVEMGDADQVYHHPQHAYTKSLLNAIPKVAFT, encoded by the coding sequence ATGAGTAATGATATCATTCTATTAACGGTTGAAGATGTCAGCCTATCCTTTGTTCAGTCGAAAGAGAGTGTGGTTAAAGCGCTTAATCATGTCAGTTTTATGGTGAAGCGTGGGGAGATTTTTGGCTTAGTCGGTGAATCTGGGTCGGGCAAGAGCACGATGGGGCGCGCCATTGCGCGCTTGGTGCGTCCGCAAAGTGGCTCCATTCGCCTTGAGGGCAAGGAGTTAACGCGAAAAATGTCTACCAAAGAGCGTAAAATTTCTGCCAAAGATGTGCAGATGATCTTTCAAGACCCGATGAGCGCACTCAACCCCAAGTGGACGGTGATGCAGATGCTCTTAGAACCGCTCAACATTCACCAAAATAGCCTCTCTAGTGCCGAAAAGCAGAGCGCCGTCTTTGCGATGATGGAAGAAGTTGGATTAAATCCTGCGTATGCAAATCGTTATGTACACGAGTTTTCTGGCGGACAACGGCAACGCATCTCGATTGCCCGCGCCTTGATGAATCGCCCTAAGCTACTCATTTGCGACGAATCGATCGCTGCCTTGGATCTCTCGATTCAAGCACAGATTGTCAATCTGCTCAAAAAGCTACGCAAAGAGTTTGACCTCAGTATGATCTTCATTAGCCACGACTTAGCCATGGTCAATTATATCTCCGATCGCATCGGCGTAATCTACAAAGGCGATCTCGTGGAGATGGGCGATGCCGACCAAGTCTACCACCATCCGCAACACGCCTACACCAAATCGCTACTCAACGCCATTCCCAAGGTAGCCTTTACCTAG
- a CDS encoding ABC transporter ATP-binding protein, translating to MSEEYIARVENLHIHIKTQAGMVEAVRGVDLNFKAHQTIGLIGESGSGKSMMARTLLGLLPAGGSIVEGHVYYNEKPVEQYTDKEWRSLRGKEIAMIFQDPMHALNPIMSIGKQLSEAIVLSQQVSWKEAKSQALIYLEKVGIEPTMERYHSYPHQYSGGMRQRIAIAMALSSKPKLLICDEPTTALDVSTQAQIIDLIIALQKEYAMAILFISHDLSLVSQMADEIAIMYAGRIVEHASTKEIFLQPKHPYTWALLSAMVDFQPKSEMLYTIEGTPPLLVNPPKGDLFAYRSEFALDIDFEEDPPFFTVSPTHRVASWLLDERAPAIAMPAHLTHQIQKLRIMEKKHE from the coding sequence ATGAGTGAAGAGTATATTGCACGGGTAGAGAATTTGCATATTCATATTAAGACGCAAGCAGGGATGGTAGAGGCGGTGCGTGGGGTTGATCTCAACTTTAAAGCGCATCAAACCATTGGCTTGATTGGTGAGTCGGGCTCGGGTAAGTCGATGATGGCGCGCACGCTCTTGGGGCTTCTACCTGCTGGCGGGTCGATTGTGGAGGGGCATGTCTATTATAATGAAAAGCCCGTTGAGCAGTACACCGATAAAGAGTGGCGATCGTTGCGAGGCAAAGAGATCGCGATGATCTTTCAAGACCCGATGCACGCGCTCAATCCGATTATGAGCATTGGTAAGCAGTTGAGCGAGGCGATCGTTCTCTCGCAACAAGTGAGCTGGAAAGAGGCCAAAAGCCAAGCGCTCATCTACCTAGAGAAGGTGGGCATCGAGCCAACCATGGAGCGCTATCATAGCTATCCGCATCAATACTCTGGGGGTATGCGTCAGCGTATTGCCATTGCCATGGCATTGAGTTCTAAACCAAAACTGCTGATTTGCGATGAGCCAACTACCGCGTTGGATGTTTCCACACAAGCACAGATTATCGATCTGATTATTGCATTGCAAAAAGAGTATGCGATGGCTATTCTCTTTATTAGTCATGATTTATCGCTTGTCTCGCAGATGGCCGATGAGATCGCCATTATGTATGCGGGGCGCATCGTAGAGCATGCCAGCACCAAGGAGATCTTCTTACAACCCAAGCATCCTTATACCTGGGCGCTTTTGAGTGCGATGGTCGATTTTCAACCCAAAAGCGAGATGCTCTACACCATTGAGGGCACGCCGCCGCTCTTGGTCAATCCACCCAAAGGCGATCTCTTTGCCTATCGCAGTGAGTTTGCCCTTGATATCGATTTTGAAGAGGATCCGCCCTTTTTTACCGTAAGTCCCACGCATCGGGTGGCGAGTTGGCTCTTAGACGAGCGCGCACCAGCCATTGCTATGCCCGCGCATCTTACCCATCAGATACAAAAATTGCGCATCATGGAGAAGAAACATGAGTAA
- a CDS encoding ABC transporter permease, translating into MKDKFALIKAKEWPGSENVSKEGPYRRTWRLLRSDPVALISMVVIALLLIMAIFAPWVAPYSPNEIVAQPLQKSSGAHWLGTDESGRDILSRLIYGARISMSVAIGAQILVSFIGFWMGLLAGYMGGWVDRVVSFIIQVFASFPYLLFAMALMFAMGSGIINLFLAIGLLSWASTARVIRTQVMSLKHREFVDASWMMGASHYWIMTKHLLPNVLPSIIVLATMGIPGAIMAEATLSYLGLGVQIPTASWGQMIQAAQPNIRTFPQYSLATGFIMVISVLAFNLFGDRLRDALDPRLGSR; encoded by the coding sequence ATGAAGGATAAATTTGCGCTTATTAAAGCCAAAGAGTGGCCAGGCAGTGAGAATGTCAGTAAGGAAGGGCCTTATCGGCGGACATGGCGCTTGTTACGTAGCGATCCGGTGGCCTTAATCTCGATGGTGGTGATTGCATTATTGTTGATTATGGCGATTTTTGCACCATGGGTTGCACCTTATTCGCCTAATGAGATTGTGGCGCAACCGCTACAGAAGAGTTCGGGAGCGCACTGGCTGGGTACCGATGAGTCGGGTCGGGATATCCTCTCTCGCCTGATTTACGGCGCAAGAATCTCGATGAGCGTGGCGATTGGCGCGCAGATTTTGGTGAGCTTTATCGGCTTTTGGATGGGTCTTCTCGCCGGTTACATGGGTGGCTGGGTCGATCGGGTGGTCTCCTTTATTATCCAAGTCTTTGCCTCCTTCCCTTATCTGCTCTTTGCGATGGCGCTAATGTTTGCGATGGGATCGGGCATTATCAATCTCTTCTTGGCGATTGGTCTGCTCTCTTGGGCAAGTACGGCGAGGGTGATTCGTACACAGGTGATGAGTTTGAAGCACCGTGAGTTTGTCGATGCTAGCTGGATGATGGGGGCAAGCCACTATTGGATTATGACCAAACACTTACTGCCAAATGTTTTACCCAGTATTATTGTCTTGGCGACAATGGGTATTCCGGGGGCGATTATGGCCGAGGCAACCTTGAGTTACTTGGGTCTTGGCGTGCAGATTCCTACGGCGAGCTGGGGGCAGATGATCCAAGCGGCGCAACCGAATATCCGCACCTTTCCCCAATATAGCTTAGCGACAGGATTTATCATGGTGATTAGCGTCTTGGCCTTTAACCTCTTTGGCGATAGGCTGCGCGATGCCTTGGATCCGCGCTTGGGTTCGAGATAA